One Aegilops tauschii subsp. strangulata cultivar AL8/78 chromosome 7, Aet v6.0, whole genome shotgun sequence genomic window carries:
- the LOC109778600 gene encoding uncharacterized protein: MELGAFAGWTTKTVKYEDWDDKEDPLRLPTWAYKWDVLNETTDDPSVMYKLYKSKLDAITPEQVEWEPYGKGESFGNPIEFRLNPMCTRDRDLWHMRCPLICNWAVELHLPHRVFRQFGLFQPHPPEWEDTDKLLHALDRKKQRKIKDWAKHHRKYVVQFALSVEQARAGKRAQLREHCPIAFNNYLTWFLASTRVEVCQPAYAEEILEEPTVFDEVAQHQYNALVRKGNSVIPSAPMMNFVRAQIKKAADETETILETTPAGKSDGEGALRAFIKRQGQKLRRLTNLFGCRDPEYVSPERSRSATPSDPASGQGHGEPFEDEDVGVVTQKVADDMTVGRYQARSAYELKPRTGINKYTPEDFTQRGQRGKRTVGTSRMAALDDYVDDVDEPEPEPERVPLPRKVKKISVKRGGGASKRGKH; this comes from the exons atggagctgggagcgtttgccggttggacgacgaagaccgtgaagtacgaggattgggacgataaagaggacccactacggctccccacttgggcttacaagtgggatgtgttaAATGAGACGACGGATGACCCCTCGGTAATGTACAAGTTGTACAAGAGCAAGCTGGACGCGATCACGCCTGAGCAG GTGGAATGGGAGCCGTATGGAAAAGGAGAGAGTTTTGGTAACCCTATAGAGTTCAGGCTGAATCCGATGTGCACTAGGGATAGGGATCTCTGGCATATGcggtgcccactgatatgcaactgggcggttgagcttcacctgccacatcgggtgttccgccagtttggtttgttccagccacacccgccggaGTGGGAGGACACGGACAAGTTGCTACACGC GTTGGATAGGAAAAAGCAGCGGAAGATTAAGGATTGGGCCAAGCATCACAGGAAGTATGTCGTGCAGTTCGCTCTTAGTGTGGAGCAAGCAAGGGCTGGAAAACGAGCCCAGCTTCGTGAGCACTGCCCGATCGCGTTCAACAACTATCTCACATGGTTTCTTGCAAGTACCCGCGTGGAGGTATGCCAGCCGGCGTATGCTGAGGAGATTCTGGAAGAACCCACCGTTTTTGATGAGGTAGCCCAGCACCAGTACAACGCATTAGTCAGGAAAGGCAACTCAGTGATCCCTTCAGCTCCAATGATGAACTTTGTG CGTGCCCAGATCAAGAAAGCAGCTGATGAGACCGAGACTATTCTGGAAACAACCCCGGCTGGCAAAAGCGATGGGGAAGGTGCACTTCGAGCATTCATTAAG CGTCAGGGCCAAAAGTTAAGGCGGCTAACAAACCTTTTCGGTTGTCGTGACCCCGAGTATGTATCACCAGAACGGTCTAGGTCGGCGACACCATCAGATCCCGCTTCGGGGCAGGGCCATGGTGAACCTTTCGAGGATGAGGACGTGGGTGTGGTCACCCAAAAG GTTGCTGATGATATGACCGTGGGGAGGTACCAGGCTCGGTCTGCATACGAGTTGAAGCCTAGGACGGGAATCAACAAGTACACACCTGAAGACTTCACCCAAAGAGGCCAAAGAGGCAAAAGGACGGTCGGCACCTCGCGGATGGCGGCTTTGGATGACTATGTAGATGACGTGGACGaaccggagccggagccggagcgggTTCCTCTTCCTAGGAAGGTGAAGAAGATAAGCGTCAAGAGGGGGGGAGGAGCCAGCAAGCGTGGAAAGCACTAG